In Terriglobus aquaticus, the genomic window GCCACAGGATTATTGCGCGCGCCCTGGGCGTTGCCAGCGGTGCTGCCGTTCACCGTGGGCTCCACCCAGCCGTACACTTTCACCCGGCCCTTGGCGCCGTTCAGGGCAGTTTGCAGCGGGTATGAATTTGTGTCGGGTTCACCGATGGTGGGTGAACCGCCGTAGCTCCAGTCGGCGCTGGGGAAGGGCGGCGAGCTGAGGGGAGATGGAAGACCTCGGCGGGCCGGAGCCGGGCCGGACGCGGCGGTGCCGTTCCAGTCCTGGCGGTAGTAGGCGGCCAGCCTCTGCCAGAAATCACCAGACTGCCCCGGAGACGCGCTGGCGCTTGGTGCTGTTGGAGTCGGGCCGGCGTCCGCGGGGGCCGGCGAAGTCTGCGCAAGGCAGAGGGAACTGGCCAGAAGGACTGGAATCGAAAGAATCCTGATACCGCTCTTCATATTCCTCTACTGAGATGCCGGGTGCGCCCTCCTGCAGTTCCGTCTATAGAGGTTTGTGCGCCGGCAGTGGTGTTCGCGCTAACCGAGGTCAACCATGCGGTCGAGCCTCCATCGCTCGTGCGCTCTCACGCTGCGTGCAAGAGCCGGACGATGCACCACGTCCACACGGCCAGCAGAGTCGCTGCTTCCGCAAGCACCAGAACGCCGATGCGTCGGCAAACCGTGACTGGCGGAGTCTCAGCGGAATCGTGGCCTGCACTTCGTCCCGAGGCGCCGGGCAGCAGGCCGCCGGCTGCCTCTCTGCGCCGCGGCGACAGCAGCATTCCGCCGAAGCACAGCAGGCGGATTGCACCGACGGGGATAAAGAGGTACACCAAACCGACCAGCAAGGCCGCGGGCGAGATCTGCTGGTGCGGATGCGCAACGGCGTCATGGACGCACCACCATGTCAGCGCTACCGTGCCGCAGCCCAGGGCCGCACTGAACAGCGCCGGATAGAGCATGAAAGCACGGCGAGCTTTCTCCTGCGCACGGGTCTCTCGTGCCGCTGCCGCTTCCATGCCTGCCGACGCCACAGGGACGGAGGTCTTCATGCCGGGAGACATGGGCTCAACCGCCAATCCTGCAACGTGTTCACGTCCAGGGCACGCAACAGATCAAAGGGCTCGTCGCGCACGTCGCCCGTGTATAGCCATCGATCCTGGTCAGGTTCCGCAATTACGACCGGGATGCGATCCGCGAAGTGCCGCATCGCTGCGGAGACCGGTGTTGTGACCACAGCAAAGGTCTCTACCGGGTGGCCGTTGTCGTTACTCCATGTCTCCCACACGCCGGCCAGGCCGAAGATCTCACCGGAGGCGAGCGCCAGGGAACACATGCTGCCGGTCCGGTCTGGGCCGTGCTGCAGGTCGGTTACGTGGTCGGCAGGAAGGATGCATCGCCGGCGCCGAAACGCACTCCGGTAACAGGACGAGCAGGAGAGGCTTTCCGCGTGCGCCGCTTCCCGCTCTTCCGCTCCACCCTCATCGTGGGCATACGCGGGGATCAGACCCTGGCGCATCCACACAAGTTCACGTTGCCCCGTGCGTGACAGGCGAAGCACGGGATAGTGTCGGTGACTGTACGCCGTGCCGCGATGTGTCCACTGCGGCGTGGCCTGCGGTGCAACATGAGCCCAGGCGAAGAGGCGCTCCGCATCCATGGCGAGTTCAAAACTGGGATGGATCATAAGTGGCTGTATTGCTGCCAGGTGGGCCTCCGCTGTGCAGAAGCCCACCCGCGAGCGGGTTGAGATTGCCTAGAACTTCACAAGAAACGCGAACGTCATGCGGTTCTCACTATTGCGCAGGTCAGGCGACCAGCCAGGCACAGCAGCACCGGGCGTACCTGTGTTTCCTCCCGGCGGCGTTACGCCGCCCGGCCCGCTGAAGTACGGCACGTTTGCCGCGCGATGGTTGTACTCCAAGCGGTATGTGAAGTACTGGCTGGGCATGTAATCCGCAGTGACCGAGGCATCCCAGGCCTTGAACGGATCGCCAGGATTCTCAGTGAAGTACGTTGTGCCCGAAGCCGCGGTCGCACCATTGATCGGCGGCAGCAGCACCAGGTAGCGGCCTGGATTGTTGATGCGTCCGCCGCCGAGCGTCAGCGCGTAGCGATCGCGGTCGAACCAGAGGCGGTTGTAGAGCATGAAGCCCAGGAAGCTTTGCTTGGGGCCGTTCTTGCCATTGCCGAAGCAACTGACGCCCCCACCGGATTCACAGCCGGCGTCGCCTGTAAGGGAGAGTGCGGCCTTGCTGATCCGTGCATACTGGCTGCCTGCCTGGTAGTACTTGTACTCGATGCTGT contains:
- a CDS encoding SOS response-associated peptidase family protein, encoding MIHPSFELAMDAERLFAWAHVAPQATPQWTHRGTAYSHRHYPVLRLSRTGQRELVWMRQGLIPAYAHDEGGAEEREAAHAESLSCSSCYRSAFRRRRCILPADHVTDLQHGPDRTGSMCSLALASGEIFGLAGVWETWSNDNGHPVETFAVVTTPVSAAMRHFADRIPVVIAEPDQDRWLYTGDVRDEPFDLLRALDVNTLQDWRLSPCLPA